Within Rosa rugosa unplaced genomic scaffold, drRosRugo1.1 SCAFFOLD_207, whole genome shotgun sequence, the genomic segment TTGTCTAGTTTTTAGTCCGTCACAAATAAGTAACCAgccaaaaaaatttatttaggAGGTTGCAACTTCTACATTGAGATCAGTAACTTAGATTTAGAGGTAAATATTACAAATGGTCACTGAACTATAATctgttcgacactttggtcactaaaCTTTtgaaaatatcactttggtcactcaacttaaATACCGTCTATCACTTTAGTTACTGCTGTTAAATCTAGCATTAAAATATGTTAAATTGAGGGCACTTTTGTCTAACCACTATTTTAAtttataaggaaaaaaaaaaaatttccggtTTGCTTCTCTTCCTTTGAATCTCTTAATCCCAATTTGCTTTTcaatgaatttttttcttttcttttgtggcATATCAATGGGTATTTTTCATATACCGTCATCGCCTTAATTTTGGGTGTTTTGGTTAACTTCAATCATCGTTATCTATATTTCTTCAAGCATTTTCCTTCTTTCTACAGCCTTAATCCTGATTTGCCTACCATTAGAGCACAAGACgggactgaattgatgaacTTGCTGACTTTTGAAACAGTGGAACTATCGAGAAGAGAGTAGAGATGAAAAACTATAACACTTGGTCAGGAGGTCAAAATTAATCAACACGAAGATGATGCTGATCTTGTATATAGAATCAAGCCAAATTTAGTGGCCACTTTGTATAGGGAATTGATCGTGTCTCTGAGTCTCTGACAATACCAAGACTGGATTAGATTGAATCTATTCTGGAGACGAGGAGAGAAAGAAGCAAGTAGAGagcagagaagagagagaggaaagaaaaaaaaagttctgtTATCTGATACTGTACATTAGATGAAAACATTATGTTGTATATTTCTGTGGTTGATCCTGATGAGAAAGCAGTTTTCCGATCTGTTTATCTTTTTGCAAGAATAATCCTTGAATTAAACTTAACATATGGACTGTTGGACTACATTGAAGCATGCGTAAGATTACCTTCATGGTCCCATGGATTGAAACCAACACTAATATTTAAGAATGCATTAGAAATAATATCATAATAACTAGTTTGTACTAGCTAAACTAGCAGTCCGACAGGTGCTTATCAAGTAATGTAGCTAACTAATTCAAAGGCCTCTGGTTTAGTCTCCAGCTAGGGCATGGTTTAGTCCTTTGATCATTGATCTAACCCCAACGGCATTATGCTCACTGCAAGCTTAAGTTCTAAGTCAAgtcctgctgctgctgctgctgcactcTGAGATGATGAGCTCTTCAAATTAACATCAATTCGGAGAGGCGTCGAACAATGAACGGCTGGCCAGCACTCGTATGGATTGTTAACAGGTGCTTCAGTATTGGGATTATCAGTGTTAATATCAATCAGTTGACGAGGTGAGACAAGTTGATCTTTACCGACCTGCATGCATGTCAAAATTAAGTACGTTGTAACTTACATGTATAATCAAATTACCAGGAATTAATCAAAAGATAATTACTACTAGCTTTAGGATATCAAGGATGGGAATTAGGTGTTTTACATCTAAAAGGCTGGGACGAACTCGGCATCTTTTCTTGTGGGGGTCGAAGTTGAAGTCGAGGTTGTTGATGGTTGCAGTGTTGGCGGTGGTACTATTTTGAAGTCTGAGAAAATATTTTTGGGCATGACTGGCAACCTGGGTTGGGGATCTTGTGGTGACATAGTGTTTAGAGATGCCCCTCCAGTCACCCTTACCCAGCGTTTCAATCCCCTCAAGAAACTTCCGGTGCTCCTCCTCACTCCATCCCACTCCTACATCCACAAATCGATCATACATATTAGTCAGAAAGACATGAACCGAAGCGCATTTCCTAATCATAAAAATTATGGGTGCGCTGCCTGAACCAATCAGATAGGGAAAAATATACACATAATTAGAAACATGTTACTCACCCTTGTTATAATTTGTTTCTTGAAGGCCGCCATTATTGATACGAGAGATCTGATCGTGCCTATTTATACCTATATTAGCTCGATATCCTGATAAGCAGCTGGTCAAGTGTGGAGAAGATGATGACCAGCTGTTGCAGTAGTCCATGATCCGACGTTTTCTCTTGATCACGTTCCTTGAAATTACAGAAactgaggatgatgatgatgaagaaaggtCATGATGATCAAGCTGAACCCCAAAGAGCCTGAGACTGCTATTACCTGCAGATCGTCTTTCTTTTGGCTTATCCAGCTGCTGTGTCCAGTAGTACTGCGTGGTGCTCCAGCAAGTCCTTGAATTGTGACCCTTGTTTCCGCATTTCGAGCATGTCCTGGCCATCGACATCGATCTAGCTCTGCTCTTATCTCTCTCGCTGATCACTTCCACTCACAAACTATGCGAGTTCCCAGTACTTACTTCACCAAGCCAACAAGAGTCTAAGACATGCATGAAAAGAGACTATATGTAGCAGAAAATTTTATAGGAAAAATATCAtaaatggtcactgagttatgatcTATGATCTgatcgacacttaactcactgtattttcaacaatatcacttaagtcactcacttttacatccgtctttcacttaactcactgtagtTAACTTTACCGTTAGAAaccgttaaaattgagggtatatttgtctaaacacagaaaaatgcatttctaacttgattttttttttttgtaaagaaaaaatgacaattttttttccaaatttcaatttaaaaaaaaaaatccttttttctcagaaatttaaaaaaaaaaaaaaaagttagaaatgtTTTTTAAGTGTTTTGACAAATGTACCCTCAATTTTAAAGGTTTCTGACAGTAGaattaacgacagtgagttaaatgaaagacggatgtaaaagtgagtgagttaagtgatattgttaaaaatacagtgagttaagtgtcgaacgGATCATAACTCAGTGATCATTTGTGATTTTTTGCCAATTTTATATGATACTCCCCGACCATggtatatgcatatatatatatatatatatatatatatatatatatatatgggattttgtccatttaccccatttctagggatttttttcccacttactccattaagtttttttaattcccccatacccaaaacactctaaggaagtcttccctgataccccattaagtttttatttttttattttttatttttttaagactattttaccctcacccctttgttacttagagcaagttcacccgttgggtcaccaggtcaccagggcaccagggcaggaaactattcactgccactggatctttgcttccacccgttggggcagggtcaccagtcagttactgttcatcgaatatttttttttttttttttttggaaaatgaaaaatatatgatgtaaataaatagtattgataaacaattttttatagaaaattttatatttttttcatctTCATTCGGACACATTCAGCCACTGTTGGATCAATGGAAAAATTCAAAACCAATGGTCCAGATCTGTGGACCGTTGGCTTCAAAAATGAAACCAGCCCATTTTGGCTAGTCCACGTCAGCGCGCACATGATGGCTACCGGACAAAACCGTGTAACCCACGCGACCTGCAGCTGTCCCCGCTAGAAGACAAGAAACTGACGCTCACCTC encodes:
- the LOC133724186 gene encoding probable transcription factor At5g61620 gives rise to the protein MSMARTCSKCGNKGHNSRTCWSTTQYYWTQQLDKPKERRSAGNSSLRLFGVQLDHHDLSSSSSSSVSVISRNVIKRKRRIMDYCNSWSSSSPHLTSCLSGYRANIGINRHDQISRINNGGLQETNYNKGVGWSEEEHRKFLEGIETLGKGDWRGISKHYVTTRSPTQVASHAQKYFLRLQNSTTANTATINNLDFNFDPHKKRCRVRPSLLDVGKDQLVSPRQLIDINTDNPNTEAPVNNPYECWPAVHCSTPLRIDVNLKSSSSQSAAAAAAGLDLELKLAVSIMPLGLDQ